The following coding sequences are from one Anaerolineales bacterium window:
- the pseB gene encoding UDP-N-acetylglucosamine 4,6-dehydratase (inverting), which yields MNWSEQVVLVTGGTGSFGKKFVQAMLAEYHPSKLIVFSRDELKQHEMRVAGLDHPSLRYFIGDVRDVERLRRAMHGVDIVVHAAALKQVPACEYNPMEAIKTNILGSSNVVEAALDAGVKKVLALSTDKAVNPVNLYGATKLAAEKLIIQSNSYAGGMATRFSCVRYGNVVGSRGSVVPIFLQQRSAGKLTVTDERMTRFWLTLEQGVRFVILCIEKMHGGEVFVPKIPSMKIVDLANAIAPGTSLEVVGIRPGEKLHEVLISEDESRSAVEMQDMYIVQPSPNAWFGHDWQSEGSSLPAGFRFGSDNNPQWLTVNQIREMVAPFEGRQVNGYVEE from the coding sequence ATGAACTGGTCCGAACAAGTCGTCCTCGTCACCGGTGGTACCGGGTCTTTTGGGAAAAAATTCGTGCAAGCCATGTTGGCAGAATACCATCCCAGCAAGCTGATCGTCTTCAGCCGGGATGAGCTCAAGCAGCATGAGATGCGCGTTGCAGGCCTTGATCACCCTTCCCTGCGATATTTCATAGGCGACGTGCGTGATGTGGAGCGCCTGCGGCGAGCCATGCATGGGGTGGATATCGTCGTGCATGCCGCCGCCCTCAAACAGGTGCCAGCCTGCGAGTATAACCCCATGGAAGCCATCAAAACCAACATCCTGGGCAGCAGCAATGTGGTCGAGGCGGCCCTTGATGCTGGCGTAAAGAAAGTCCTGGCCCTCAGCACCGACAAAGCCGTCAATCCGGTGAATCTGTATGGCGCGACCAAGCTGGCTGCTGAAAAGCTGATTATCCAGAGCAATTCCTATGCCGGGGGCATGGCCACGCGTTTCAGCTGTGTGCGCTACGGCAATGTGGTCGGCTCGCGCGGCAGTGTGGTACCCATCTTCCTGCAGCAGCGTTCCGCCGGTAAGCTCACCGTCACCGATGAGCGCATGACCCGCTTCTGGCTGACCCTCGAGCAGGGAGTTCGCTTCGTTATTCTCTGCATCGAAAAGATGCATGGCGGTGAAGTATTCGTCCCAAAAATCCCCAGCATGAAGATCGTCGATCTGGCTAACGCGATTGCTCCGGGCACCAGCCTGGAGGTTGTGGGTATCCGTCCGGGCGAGAAGCTGCACGAGGTACTCATCTCTGAAGATGAGTCACGCTCGGCCGTAGAGATGCAGGATATGTACATTGTCCAGCCCAGCCCGAACGCCTGGTTTGGGCATGATTGGCAATCCGAAGGCTCAAGCCTGCCAGCGGGCTTCCGCTTTGGCAGTGATAACAACCCGCAGTGGTTAACCGTCAATCAGATTCGTGAGATGGTCGCTCCGTTTGAAGGGCGCCAGGTAAATGGCTATGTAGAAGAATAG
- a CDS encoding N-acetylneuraminate synthase produces MEITIGSHTIGSDHPTYFIADIAANHDGDLDRARMLIHLAKEVGADAAKFQNFRAPKIVSDYGFTHMDGQVSHQAAWKKSVFQVYREASIPFEWTPILKQACDEAGIEFFSAPYDFEAIDMLDQYVQMYKAGSGEIDWIEALERMASKGKPFFVATGASDIGEVQRAVHAILKINPQLVLMQCNTNYTARPSNYDHLHLNVLKTYATIFPQVILGLSDHTHALAPVLGAVTLGARVIERHFTDSNDRQGPDHKFAMNPQKWAYMVEETRLLERCLGSSDKFVAGNEHETAVIQRRCLRAAREVKAGETFTREMIDVLRPATPGAITPDQITLVTGKRALVDFPLGKEIRWTDLGD; encoded by the coding sequence ATGGAAATCACAATCGGTTCCCATACCATCGGTTCGGACCATCCAACCTATTTCATCGCCGATATTGCCGCCAACCATGATGGCGATCTGGACAGGGCCAGGATGCTCATCCACCTCGCCAAAGAGGTGGGTGCTGATGCGGCCAAGTTCCAGAATTTCCGTGCTCCCAAGATCGTCTCGGATTACGGTTTCACCCACATGGATGGCCAGGTTTCTCACCAGGCGGCTTGGAAAAAGTCTGTTTTCCAGGTATATCGCGAAGCTTCCATCCCCTTCGAATGGACACCCATCCTCAAGCAGGCCTGTGACGAAGCAGGTATAGAATTCTTCTCTGCCCCCTACGATTTCGAAGCCATCGACATGCTCGACCAGTACGTGCAGATGTACAAGGCTGGTTCAGGTGAGATTGATTGGATCGAGGCCCTCGAGCGCATGGCTTCCAAAGGCAAGCCTTTCTTCGTGGCTACCGGGGCTTCTGATATCGGTGAGGTGCAGCGGGCGGTGCATGCAATATTGAAGATTAATCCCCAGCTGGTGCTGATGCAGTGCAACACCAATTACACTGCCAGGCCTTCTAATTATGACCACCTGCACTTGAATGTGCTAAAGACGTATGCCACGATATTCCCGCAGGTTATTCTGGGTCTGTCGGACCATACTCACGCCCTTGCCCCTGTGCTGGGTGCAGTCACCCTGGGGGCGCGCGTCATCGAGCGCCACTTCACCGACTCCAACGACCGACAGGGCCCGGACCATAAGTTCGCCATGAACCCGCAAAAATGGGCCTACATGGTAGAGGAGACCCGCCTGCTTGAGCGTTGCCTGGGAAGCTCCGATAAGTTCGTGGCAGGCAATGAGCATGAAACAGCCGTCATCCAGAGGCGCTGCTTACGTGCTGCCCGAGAAGTCAAGGCTGGCGAGACCTTTACGCGTGAGATGATTGATGTCTTGCGCCCCGCCACCCCCGGGGCGATCACACCCGACCAGATCACCCTCGTGACCGGCAAGCGGGCGTTGGTTGACTTCCCTCTGGGGAAAGAAATCCGCTGGACCGATCTGGGTGATTGA